The Macaca nemestrina isolate mMacNem1 chromosome 12, mMacNem.hap1, whole genome shotgun sequence genome contains a region encoding:
- the CYP2R1 gene encoding vitamin D 25-hydroxylase isoform X3: protein MKSHSFAWLIEGGHSEHCQIFSLDLGGISTVVLNGYDVVKECLVHQSGIFADRPCLPLFMKMTKMGGLLNSRYGRGWVDHRRLAVNSFRYFGYGQKSFESKILEETKFFTDAIETYKGRPFDFKQLITNAVSNITNLIIFGERFTYEDTDFQHMIELFSENVELAASASVFLYNAFPWIGILPFGKHQQLFRNASVVYDFLSRLIEKASVNRKPQLPQHFVDAYFDEMDQGKNDPSSTFSKENLIFSVGELIIAGTETTTNVLRWAILFMALYPNIQGQVQKEIDLIMGPNGKPSWDDKFKMPYTEAVLHEVLRFCNIVPLGIFHATSEDAVVRGYSIPKGTTVITNLYSVHFDEKYWRDPEVFHPERFLDSSGYFAKKEALVPFSLGRRHCLGEQLARMEMFLFFTALLQRFHLHFPHELVPDLKPRLGMTLQPQPYLICAERR from the exons ATGAAATcacacagttttgcatggcttaTAGAAGGAGGGCACTCTGAACATTGTCAG ATCTTCAGTTTAGATCTTGGAGGCATATCAACTGTGGTTCTAAATGGCTATGATGTAGTAAAGGAATGTCTTGTTCATCAAAGTGGAATTTTTGCAGACAGACCATGCCTTCCTTTATTCATGAAGATGACAAAAATGGGAG gccTACTCAATTCCAGATATGGCCGAGGATGGGTCGATCACAGACGATTAGCTGTAAACAGCTTTCGATATTTTGGATATGGCCAAAAGTCTTTTGAATCTAAAATCTTGGAAGAAACCAAATTTTTCACTGATGCTATTGAAACTTACAAAGGTAGACCTTTTGACTTTAAACAATTAATAACGAATGCTGTTTCAAACATAACCAATCTGATCATTTTTGGAGAACGATTCACTTATGAAGACACCGATTTTCAGCACATGATTGAGTTATTTAGTGAAAATGTGGAACTAGCTGCCAGTGCCTCAGTCTTCTTGTATAATGCCTTTCCATGGATTGGCATCCTGCCTTTTGGAAAACATCAACAGCTGTTTAGAAATGCATCTGTGGTCTATGATTTTCTCTCCAGACTCATTGAAAAAGCTTCAGTCAACAGAAAGCCTCAGCTACCTCAGCATTTTGTTGATGCTTATTTTGATGAGATGGATCAAGGTAAAAATGACCCATCATCTACTTTCTCCAAAGAAAACCTAATTTTCTCAGTGGGTGAACTCATCATTGCTGGAACTGAAACTACAACCAATGTGCTACGGTGGGCGATTCTTTTCATGGCCCTTTATCCTAATATTCAAG GACAAGTTCAGAAAGAGATTGATTTAATTATGGGCCCCAATGGGAAGCCTTCTTGGGACGACAAATTCAAAATGCCTTATACTGAGGCAGTTTTGCATGAAGTTTTGAGATTCTGTAATATAGTTCCATTAGGGATTTTCCATGCAACCTCTGAAGATGCAGTTGTACGTGGTTATTCCATTCCTAAAGGCACAACAGTAATTACAAATCTTTATTCTGTACATTTTGATGAAAAGTACTGGAGAGACCCAGAAGTGTTCCATCCTGAGCGATTTCTGGACAGCAGTGGATATTTTGCCAAGAAGGAAGCTTTGGTTCCTTTTTCCCTAG GGAGAAGACATTGTCTTGGAGAACAGTTGGCTCGGATGGAAATGTTCTTGTTTTTCACAGCATTGCTTCAGaggtttcatttgcattttccacatGAACTAGTTCCAGATCTGAAGCCCAGGTTAGGCATGACATTGCAGCCCCAACCCTACCTCATCTGTGCTGAAAGACGCTGA
- the CYP2R1 gene encoding vitamin D 25-hydroxylase isoform X4, giving the protein MSCSSKWNFCRQTMPSFIHEDDKNGRLIEKASVNRKPQLPQHFVDAYFDEMDQGKNDPSSTFSKENLIFSVGELIIAGTETTTNVLRWAILFMALYPNIQGQVQKEIDLIMGPNGKPSWDDKFKMPYTEAVLHEVLRFCNIVPLGIFHATSEDAVVRGYSIPKGTTVITNLYSVHFDEKYWRDPEVFHPERFLDSSGYFAKKEALVPFSLGRRHCLGEQLARMEMFLFFTALLQRFHLHFPHELVPDLKPRLGMTLQPQPYLICAERR; this is encoded by the exons ATGTCTTGTTCATCAAAGTGGAATTTTTGCAGACAGACCATGCCTTCCTTTATTCATGAAGATGACAAAAATGGGAG ACTCATTGAAAAAGCTTCAGTCAACAGAAAGCCTCAGCTACCTCAGCATTTTGTTGATGCTTATTTTGATGAGATGGATCAAGGTAAAAATGACCCATCATCTACTTTCTCCAAAGAAAACCTAATTTTCTCAGTGGGTGAACTCATCATTGCTGGAACTGAAACTACAACCAATGTGCTACGGTGGGCGATTCTTTTCATGGCCCTTTATCCTAATATTCAAG GACAAGTTCAGAAAGAGATTGATTTAATTATGGGCCCCAATGGGAAGCCTTCTTGGGACGACAAATTCAAAATGCCTTATACTGAGGCAGTTTTGCATGAAGTTTTGAGATTCTGTAATATAGTTCCATTAGGGATTTTCCATGCAACCTCTGAAGATGCAGTTGTACGTGGTTATTCCATTCCTAAAGGCACAACAGTAATTACAAATCTTTATTCTGTACATTTTGATGAAAAGTACTGGAGAGACCCAGAAGTGTTCCATCCTGAGCGATTTCTGGACAGCAGTGGATATTTTGCCAAGAAGGAAGCTTTGGTTCCTTTTTCCCTAG GGAGAAGACATTGTCTTGGAGAACAGTTGGCTCGGATGGAAATGTTCTTGTTTTTCACAGCATTGCTTCAGaggtttcatttgcattttccacatGAACTAGTTCCAGATCTGAAGCCCAGGTTAGGCATGACATTGCAGCCCCAACCCTACCTCATCTGTGCTGAAAGACGCTGA